The Penaeus chinensis breed Huanghai No. 1 chromosome 34, ASM1920278v2, whole genome shotgun sequence DNA window GAACGTTTCCATCTCATTCTCACATATTTCTCATAGAAGTCGTAAACAAactggaaaaaacaaacaaacaaaaaaaaaaaaaaacacagaggaggGGACACACTCAATATCGCGGCGATTCCTTCTCGTTGACGTTGCCTGCCGCCGAATAATCAAATAGGTTCCAGAAAGAATCTCTTCTTGCTTCACGGAGATGACTTGCTATAAGAAGTGGTATAAAAGAGGATGGATAACTACACAGCGCGAAAGATATAATTGACGGTTTCGATTCAAACGTCATTGGGTTTATATGATGATTTAATCGAAGCGAATCAACTACTTCTCTTGCTTTGCAGTTATCCATTCTCATTTATGTCTACTCTATACTTGTGAAAACGAAATGTTTAAAGGTGATTCCACTGGATATCTAGACATCTGAAGTATTACCATACCTCCAAGAATAATAACGACTTTACCTTAAAGAATGTGCATAATTCTTTAACATTTTCATCTGGTCCCATGAATCCCCAGGCGAGGACGGGAGATAAGTGTTCCGACACGTCATAGAAGTGCGCAATGAAGCCATCTTGGTATTTCAACATCCGCCTTTTGGCTCGAAGGACGCTCCACACCGCGGTCGACAGCGCCTGCAAGAAGGGTTCGATGAATCCACACTTTTGGAATTCAGAAGCAGTTAACTTAATAGTGGAAAATCTAAACCAGCGTCAAATTATTTAGTGCTCTTAGGATTCCCTGATTAGTCCCTTCGCATTTAAGTTtaaaatttgattattattatcatgtcaggCATGACAAGTACTTTGAGCTGAGTCGTAAATGGAACCTCCAGAATTGCTAGTCTTAACCGGAATGCTTTCATAAATATCAAACTCTTCCTTACCGATTCTTTGAAGCCATTAGACAGCCATCTGTTCTGCACCACCGCCGTCACGGACGACGGCGGGCTTTCGAGATCATCAAAGGCGTCCATGAGAATAAAGTCCAACACAATATCGTAAAAGGTCAAAGCCTTGACTCCTCGGCCCTGTAGCTCGCTCTCCACGGCCCCCCAGTCGCAGTCTGAGAGGAATTCTAGCATTTCGTCATAGGCCAGCAGCACGTCCTTGGGGTCCTGTCAAAAGAACGTTGCATTAATGCTTCCCGCAATATGGAAAAAATACAGTCGTGCCGAATAAGTTAACTAGAGAATGAAACAACTCTTTCGGAATCCTAGCTTAGATCCTCTGTTTACGGATTTCAAGTTTTAGTTAAGGACAGCATAAACAGAGCTTAAGGTGTCCTCGTACTTTATCTGTTCGAACAAGAAGACCAGCGATAATCTGTCTGCCGGAGTCGATGAAGAATTGCCTTGTCTCCTCCTGGCCGAAAAGCAGTTGACATGCTAGGCGAATGCAATGGACCTTGCAGATATACTCCACGTCGCTGCCGCACTTCACTCGATCTGTTCGAACGTCCCTGAAAGCAAAAATCAACAGCTTTATAGGACATGTGGAAGAGGAGCTGAATACATGAGTATCAATCTCTTTGCTTACACACAGTAAGCTAATCACAGTTACATACTAATCAAAATCTGCATTTATAACCTATAAATAAACATCTGTCTCCTGCACTGACGGTATAGTTGGAGAACACATAATAAACAGCGTATCCTAAATCCCACACAACAACATCTTACACACCACCTCGTCCCTTAGCTTCTCCGCACTCACCTGTAAGGAATACCTCCGTCCTCATGCTGTTTGAGAGCTGCCATGTACAGCGGGTACTGTGCCTCATCGAACTCCTCCAAGTCCCTCAAGTCGGCAATCTGCGAGAACACAAGTCATAATTCCATATCTGAAAATAACTGGGCGAAGACTCTTTGCTTTTCGACACATATACCATGAAAGACGCGAACAATGTACGAACTATCATGGAAAATCCAGagtggatgataataacaacaacaaagccagTCCCGGGCACTCACATCCCCTGAGGCGGACACGAAGGACTCGTAGGAGGACGCCGAGGTGAGTGTGCGTCGCTCGCTGGCCTCCGCCGCGACGTCTGAGGGCACCGGAGTAACGCTGGAGGACCGGAATAACACAGAATGCTGCGGAGGGAAGCGGCCTTAGCTAATGGCATATATAATTCGTGTGAGAATTGATAATGAATCCTTAGCAACTGCTATCATTactctaataattataatgcttattatGCAGAATTCTTATCATGATATCTAAAAGCAGAAAATGCATTACAGGCCCTGCGCCAGCCTAAcctggtggaggaagaggtgttcACACTGGTCCTGTAGGCTGTAGGCGTCGTCAATCACCCTCTGGAGGAGCGCCGTGAACTCCGCCTCGTCCTGGGAGGTCAGGGCAACTCCCCCCGTCACCCCCGCCGTGTAGGCTGCTAGGGCGTCCTCCCAGTATCCTAGCGCCGTCTCCAGGGCCTCCATACCTGCCACAACAAAGCAGTGATTAGAAAATTGAGTATCTTACACTAGTAAACACtattcataattgtttttacaaTCAAAACTTTGTCCCTGTTACCACTCTTGGGAATCTTCTCGTCGCCCTAATGACAACTATAGTAACCTTTATTTCGTCTCGACAAACAATGCCTTAGATTTTATGATACGCTTGGGCCTTATTCCTGTTTCGAGGCAAAGAACAAACCAAGACGTagatgaatcacacacacaaatacagggaTAAAGAAAGTGACACGTCATCGCTCATTTGTGAGTCGTACTTCCTCCCGCGAGactgtgaggaggaggggagggaagagcggccaaggagggggaaatgtaaaataaataaaggaaaggagataaaatatGATATCTTTTCCGgtatatgataaagatgaagggGGAAAGCAAAGCTCAATACAAAACACTAATTGGAACAAAAGACTCGAAAAAATGTTCCCCTGTAATTTATATTGACAAAAATCAATGAACTAACACAAGAAggcaggggaaagaagaaaaaaaagaagaaaaaagaagcagagagaaaagacgagagtggaaagagagcagAAGACAAATGAACTGATCAGTCGACTGGTCCCGCTCCAACTGCCCCAGATCTTCGCTGCGACGTCAGTTCTTCGAAAACATACACTCACTACGTTCACAAACCTCAAGCGTAAACCCACGGCAGTGTCATTCGATGAGCATGTGTGAATGTCCGCCTAAAACGCCCGACACCAATCGTAGCTttaaaattgaaaacaaaatcgATTTTTGAGCGGGGAAGGCATCGTCTCACCGGCGTGGGTCGGACGCAACGTTGAACACacgctcccttccccccgcccacAGTCGTGTGCCGAGGGTGGCCAATGCACAAACGCCGCTCACAATTCTATTGCGGtatttcccactctctcctaACCTTGTTTAGAGTTCGTCCACAACCTAAACTTTCTTtcgtaaaaaaatacaaaacaattcCAGATTTTCGTTAATTGATACCTAACGTGAACTTGATTACTGCCTATGTGCTTTTCATCAAAATGTGAAGCACAGGTTTAGCGCGTTCTGCCGGGGCTAATAAATACATATTCGGGGGAAACCTTAAATGATTTTTCTATACACGACCCCAAACTGACCAGGGACTGTCCGACACAAAGGAGGAAATTATGAGTGAGCTGATTGGCGGACGTGACTCGAGTTCGGGATGGGAAGAAAGCGCTGATTGGCCAATGAACCTCGTCAGGTGGGTGAGTCATTTGCTTGGTTGGTTTGTTGCTCCTGTAAGACATGCCGGCTATTGGAATCACAATACTGGCATTGTCCGGCCTTTCCTTTGTCTGAGAAGGAAAGTATTACTCTCCACTGGTGTCTAAAtccaataaatatcatatattgctGCCGGGTTTTCACACCCACCCGGTAAATGAATCATTGCGACAGCTCTGACGGGGATACATATGTTCACGAAGAGCTAAACACGGAACCTAACAATAAATGACAGACTTGTCATTGGCTCCCCGTTCGAAAGGAAAAACAGCCCCAGACGCACAGCCTAAGCACTAACTAAGAGTCAGCTCATCTTTCTCACCCAcaaccacgcccccctcccccacccgccccctctcgccccctcccgcccctgcAGGTAACGTCTTGCGTCTTCCTTCTACCGCCTCCGTAACACCTTAACATTCTATCCACGCGTTACATTTGTAAAGTAATTCTCCCACAGCCCCGTCCGCTCCTAGTGATGCTCTCATATTTCCTTCTGAGGACCCCCCGGGGACCTTGCTTCCTTCTAACCTCctctaccatcccccccccccctatatcccCTGCCGACCCCTGCTTCTGTTTGATCATCCCCCGCCCTCTCTACGGCCCTTGAAAACATATTCAGCGCTCCCTCTCCCCGACTCACTATGCAAGGCGACTTCTTCAACGTTACTATCGCCATCCCTAGCTACCTTACCCTTATTTTTCAACATTAATCAGTCTAAAAACACTATaccagactaaaaaaaaaaatcgactcgaATTCAAGGCTGCAATTAAACCGAAACTGATTGCGTTATGAACTACCCTGCCATTTCGCGAAATTATTGACATAAAACCTACGGACCAAATGACCCACATTTACCATTTTGAGCAGCCGTGATTAAATTAATTATTCATAGCCCTAACGAGTGTCCCTTGCAAAACCAAATTTGGAATTTAAAGTACAAAAGAAATgttaaaaagggggaaattcTCACGATACAGGGAAATCCACGCCAAAAAGAAGTGTCGATTTTctgaatagtaatgattataataatatatataaatatgataataacaatactaacaataacaatacctaaTTAATTCATATGAGCCAATAAAAAAGTCTTGAAAGCGCTTACCATAACGGCGTTGGGGGATGTGCCTCTTTTCCAATACAGTGTCAAATTAATGACACACCTATATTTGCATTTCATTTTGTAATAGAACTTAGCATTTGTAAATGAGTTTAATCATCATATCATGGCAGAGGAAACCGTATCTGCCATCAGAAAATGAAAATTCTCTAGGGGATAATAAAAAAGATTTCTTCTAGAAAAAAACTCCACTCCTCAAAGGCAGACTCGAAACAGACAGCTACACATCCAGACACTCCTTCCCAGACAGACTCGAAACAGACAGCTACACATCCAGACACTCCTTCCCAGACAGACTCGAAACAGACAGCTCCACATTCAGACACTCCTTCCCAGACAGACTCGAAACAGACAGCTACACATTCAGATACTCCTTCCTAGACAGACTCGAAACAGACAGTTCCACATTCAGACACTCCTTCCCAGACAGAATCGAAACAGACAGCTACACATTCAGACACTCCTTCCCAGACAGACTCGAAACAGACAGCTACACATTCAGACACTCCTTCCCAGAAAGACTCGAAACAGACAGCTACACATTCAGACACTCCTTCCCAGATAGACTCGAAACAGACAGCTACACATTCAGACACTCCTTCCCAGACAGACTCGAAACAGACAGC harbors:
- the LOC125043919 gene encoding mitoguardin-like; translated protein: MEALETALGYWEDALAAYTAGVTGGVALTSQDEAEFTALLQRVIDDAYSLQDQCEHLFLHQHSVLFRSSSVTPVPSDVAAEASERRTLTSASSYESFVSASGDIADLRDLEEFDEAQYPLYMAALKQHEDGGIPYRDVRTDRVKCGSDVEYICKVHCIRLACQLLFGQEETRQFFIDSGRQIIAGLLVRTDKDPKDVLLAYDEMLEFLSDCDWGAVESELQGRGVKALTFYDIVLDFILMDAFDDLESPPSSVTAVVQNRWLSNGFKESALSTAVWSVLRAKRRMLKYQDGFIAHFYDVSEHLSPVLAWGFMGPDENVKELCTFFKDQIMGLLQEIFSFTSVRYTTVEELATDVMAVTKERFEIISKRLAL